A region from the Pseudomonas promysalinigenes genome encodes:
- a CDS encoding LysR substrate-binding domain-containing protein, giving the protein MRRQLNGQMFVWLHVFSCAARHLSFTRCAEELHITPGAVSQQMRQLEQRLGYRLFLRRARGVELSAEGQRLAQTVTDAYGAIEAELLRLDAGEIRGTLRLRSIPSFLAKWLTPRLPRFQQRYPDIELRLVAEDSAQALHPGDFDLAIDLNDGSYPGMLSTPLLDEQIFPVCSPALLRARPPLHGPADLAHYPLLHDITAWRGSSEYAEWEFYLEGIGATGLDVRRGHTFNRNHLTIEAAIAGIGVAIARRTLLNDELERGALIVPFGHPIANHKRYVVHYPPGGLNQPGARAVHDWLVEEAHNFRALHPLVLAS; this is encoded by the coding sequence ATGCGACGCCAACTCAATGGTCAGATGTTCGTCTGGCTGCATGTATTTTCCTGCGCAGCACGGCATCTGTCGTTCACCCGCTGTGCAGAGGAACTGCACATCACCCCTGGCGCGGTTAGCCAGCAAATGCGTCAGCTCGAGCAGCGGCTGGGCTACAGACTGTTTCTGCGTCGGGCTCGGGGTGTGGAGCTGAGCGCCGAAGGCCAGCGGCTGGCGCAGACGGTGACCGACGCCTACGGCGCTATCGAGGCTGAGCTGTTGCGCTTGGATGCCGGTGAGATACGCGGCACACTGCGCCTGCGCTCGATCCCGTCGTTTCTGGCGAAATGGCTGACCCCCAGGTTGCCGAGGTTTCAACAGCGCTATCCGGACATCGAGCTACGCCTGGTCGCCGAAGACAGCGCCCAGGCTTTGCACCCTGGCGATTTCGACCTGGCCATTGACCTCAACGACGGCAGTTATCCCGGAATGCTGTCGACACCGTTGCTGGATGAGCAGATCTTCCCGGTGTGCTCACCCGCGCTGCTGCGTGCCCGGCCGCCACTGCACGGCCCGGCAGATCTGGCTCACTACCCGCTGCTGCACGACATCACCGCGTGGCGAGGCAGTTCCGAATACGCCGAATGGGAGTTCTACCTGGAAGGTATCGGCGCCACTGGCCTGGACGTGCGCCGCGGGCACACCTTCAACCGTAATCACCTGACCATCGAAGCGGCAATCGCCGGCATCGGCGTAGCCATTGCTCGGCGCACGCTGCTCAATGACGAACTGGAACGAGGGGCTTTGATCGTGCCGTTCGGCCACCCGATCGCCAATCACAAACGCTATGTAGTGCACTATCCGCCAGGAGGTTTGAACCAGCCGGGCGCCCGCGCGGTGCATGACTGGCTGGTAGAAGAAGCGCACAACTTCCGAGCCTTGCATCCATTGGTACTTGCAAGCTGA
- a CDS encoding L-serine ammonia-lyase → MAISVFDLFKIGIGPSSSHTVGPMRAAASFAQTLREHGLLPQVQRVEVRLYGSLSATGVGHATDRACLLGLMGQWPDRIDPATIESRIQQLLQERCLLLDGSHPVVFDYPRDMLLLDESLPYHPNAMSLQALGGQGSLLQQTYYSIGGGFIVEQGEVDAPQGQAQTVELPYAFSSGAQLLALCKANQLSVAQLMMANECAWRPEAEVRQGLLQIWAAMRQCVDNGLRNEGVLPGGLNVKRRAARLHRSLQVAGQPNVIGSTLSAMEWVNLFALAVNEENAAGGRMVTAPTNGAAGIIPAVLHYYMKFNPTACDDDVVAFLLAAAAVGILCKMNASISGAEVGCQGEVGSACSMAAAGLAQLLGATPAQLENAAEIALEHNLGLTCDPVGGLVQVPCIERNAIAAVKAINAVQMALRGDGEHFISLDRVIRTMRDTGADMHANYKETSRGGLAVAFPEC, encoded by the coding sequence ATGGCTATCAGTGTTTTCGACCTTTTCAAGATTGGTATCGGCCCCTCCAGCTCACACACGGTAGGGCCTATGCGAGCAGCGGCAAGCTTCGCCCAGACCTTGCGTGAGCATGGCTTGTTGCCCCAGGTGCAGCGGGTGGAGGTGCGCCTGTATGGCTCGCTGTCGGCTACCGGTGTGGGTCATGCCACCGACCGTGCCTGCCTGCTCGGCCTGATGGGCCAGTGGCCCGATCGCATCGACCCGGCCACCATCGAGTCGCGTATCCAGCAGCTGCTGCAGGAACGCTGCTTGTTGCTCGATGGCAGCCACCCTGTGGTGTTCGACTACCCGCGCGACATGCTGTTGCTGGACGAAAGCCTGCCTTACCACCCCAACGCCATGAGCCTGCAGGCCTTGGGCGGGCAGGGCAGCCTGTTGCAGCAGACCTACTATTCCATCGGCGGCGGCTTCATCGTCGAGCAGGGCGAGGTCGATGCGCCGCAGGGCCAGGCACAAACGGTCGAGCTGCCGTACGCGTTTTCCAGCGGCGCCCAACTGCTTGCCCTGTGCAAGGCCAACCAGCTGAGCGTGGCACAACTGATGATGGCCAACGAGTGCGCCTGGCGCCCAGAGGCCGAGGTTCGCCAAGGGCTGCTGCAAATTTGGGCAGCCATGCGCCAGTGCGTCGACAACGGCCTGCGCAACGAAGGCGTGCTACCCGGCGGGCTCAATGTCAAGCGCCGCGCCGCGCGGCTGCATCGCAGCTTGCAGGTGGCCGGGCAGCCCAATGTGATTGGCTCGACCTTGAGCGCCATGGAGTGGGTCAACCTGTTCGCCTTGGCGGTCAATGAAGAAAATGCCGCTGGCGGACGCATGGTCACCGCACCTACCAATGGCGCTGCCGGGATCATCCCGGCCGTATTGCACTACTACATGAAGTTCAACCCCACTGCCTGTGACGACGATGTGGTGGCGTTTCTACTGGCCGCTGCAGCGGTCGGCATCTTGTGCAAGATGAATGCGTCGATCTCAGGTGCCGAAGTTGGTTGCCAAGGGGAGGTCGGCTCGGCCTGCTCGATGGCTGCCGCAGGCCTTGCACAATTGCTTGGGGCAACCCCGGCGCAGCTGGAAAACGCCGCCGAGATTGCATTGGAGCATAACCTGGGGCTGACCTGCGACCCGGTCGGTGGGCTGGTGCAGGTGCCGTGCATCGAACGCAACGCCATTGCCGCGGTGAAAGCGATCAATGCCGTGCAGATGGCGCTGCGTGGTGACGGTGAGCATTTCATCTCGCTCGACCGGGTAATCCGAACCATGCGCGATACCGGTGCCGACATGCATGCCAACTATAAGGAAACCTCCCGCGGTGGTCTGGCCGTGGCCTTCCCCGAGTGCTGA
- a CDS encoding NAD(P)/FAD-dependent oxidoreductase: MPFENQHTASYYAATARDAAPYPSLQGELTADVCVVGGGLTGVNTALELAERGLSVVLLEGRRIGWGASGRNGGQLIRGIGHDVSGFARYVGQEGVRYLQHAGIESVALVARRIEQYAIACDLRWGFCELANTPAQFAAFKAEQEELAHLGYRHETRLVGPQDLHTIVASDQYAGGLVDMGSGHLHPLDLVQGEARAAQSLGVRIFEQSPVLRIEHGPTAILHTASGKVRAQNLVLGCNAHLDELEPRLSGKVLPAGSYVVATEPLPAALASRLIPQNMALCDQKVGLDYYRLTADRRLLFGGACHYSGRDPKDIAAYMRPKVLKVFPQLADVQIDYQWGGMIGITANRFPQVGRLRQHPNVFYAQGYSGHGLNVTHWTAKLLAEGIAQGQSQGLDVFSAVPHLTFPGGKALRSPLLALGMLWYRLREALG, from the coding sequence ATGCCTTTCGAAAATCAACATACCGCGTCTTACTACGCCGCCACTGCGCGCGATGCGGCGCCCTACCCCAGCCTTCAGGGCGAGCTTACGGCAGATGTGTGCGTGGTCGGCGGCGGCCTGACTGGGGTCAACACCGCGCTGGAACTGGCCGAGCGCGGCCTTAGCGTGGTGCTGCTGGAGGGCCGGCGCATTGGCTGGGGCGCCAGCGGGCGCAACGGCGGGCAACTGATACGCGGGATCGGCCACGACGTCAGCGGCTTTGCCCGTTATGTCGGGCAGGAAGGCGTGCGCTACCTGCAGCATGCGGGCATTGAATCGGTGGCCCTGGTGGCACGGCGCATCGAACAGTACGCAATCGCCTGCGACCTGCGCTGGGGCTTCTGCGAACTGGCCAATACCCCAGCGCAGTTCGCCGCTTTCAAGGCTGAGCAGGAAGAACTGGCACACCTTGGCTACCGTCATGAAACACGCCTGGTCGGGCCGCAGGACCTGCACACCATCGTCGCCAGCGACCAGTACGCAGGCGGGCTGGTAGACATGGGTTCGGGCCACCTGCACCCTCTGGACCTGGTTCAAGGCGAGGCACGTGCCGCCCAAAGCCTGGGTGTGCGCATTTTCGAGCAGAGCCCGGTGCTACGCATCGAGCATGGCCCCACGGCGATCTTGCACACTGCCAGCGGCAAGGTGCGCGCGCAAAACCTGGTGCTGGGCTGCAATGCGCACCTTGACGAGCTGGAGCCCCGCCTGAGCGGCAAAGTACTGCCCGCTGGCAGCTACGTGGTGGCAACCGAGCCGCTGCCCGCAGCATTGGCCAGCCGCTTGATACCGCAGAACATGGCGCTGTGTGATCAGAAGGTCGGCCTGGACTACTACCGGCTCACCGCCGATCGTCGTCTGCTGTTCGGCGGCGCCTGCCATTACTCCGGGCGCGATCCCAAAGACATCGCAGCCTACATGCGCCCGAAGGTGCTCAAGGTGTTCCCGCAGTTGGCCGATGTGCAGATCGACTACCAGTGGGGCGGGATGATCGGCATCACCGCCAACCGCTTCCCCCAGGTCGGGCGCCTGCGCCAGCACCCGAACGTATTCTACGCCCAGGGCTACTCCGGGCATGGCCTGAACGTGACGCACTGGACGGCCAAGCTACTGGCCGAGGGGATCGCGCAGGGTCAGAGTCAGGGGCTGGATGTGTTCAGTGCGGTGCCTCATTTGACCTTTCCGGGGGGCAAGGCTCTGCGCTCGCCGCTGCTTGCCCTGGGGATGTTGTGGTATCGACTACGCGAGGCGTTGGGCTAG